One part of the Deinococcus betulae genome encodes these proteins:
- a CDS encoding response regulator: MTAAAPHPPSILIVDDSPGLLHTMESMLRPHLPVTLADSGSAALERLTPDTALVLTDVRMPGMSGVELAQRLRRTHPDLPVVFMSGIVEDELRAQARALGVLDVLRKPLRAERLFPALQEWLAGQLTLPDPKAKAALVPPPSPAPAPRLGPIRVTPEAPQVPAAPVPAEPAALPAPPEPEEAPASQPLPAPTSIQRQEAASRLQAAEQAQAYIAGLSVLPGVSAAGAFDSSGAALSVTTEIGAEVGAYLRFLMTAAQTLTHHLAQPLPIKALQVEFQEQVLVVCPVPGGVVAALVRDTPSASGVKAWLRHRLN, translated from the coding sequence ATGACCGCCGCCGCCCCCCACCCGCCCTCGATTCTCATCGTGGATGACAGTCCGGGGCTGCTGCACACCATGGAGTCCATGTTGCGGCCTCACCTGCCGGTGACCCTGGCCGACAGCGGCAGCGCCGCCCTGGAGCGCCTGACCCCTGACACGGCCCTGGTGCTGACCGACGTGCGGATGCCCGGCATGAGCGGTGTGGAGTTGGCGCAGCGGCTGCGGCGCACCCACCCTGACCTGCCCGTGGTGTTCATGAGCGGTATCGTCGAGGACGAATTGCGTGCCCAGGCCCGCGCGCTGGGGGTGCTGGACGTGCTGCGTAAGCCCCTGCGGGCCGAGCGGCTGTTTCCGGCCTTGCAGGAGTGGCTGGCCGGGCAGCTGACCTTGCCTGACCCCAAGGCGAAGGCGGCCCTGGTGCCCCCCCCGTCGCCTGCTCCTGCGCCGCGCCTGGGTCCCATTCGAGTGACGCCAGAGGCCCCTCAGGTGCCAGCAGCCCCGGTGCCCGCTGAACCAGCTGCTTTGCCGGCGCCCCCAGAGCCCGAAGAGGCGCCCGCCTCTCAGCCTCTGCCTGCTCCCACATCTATCCAGCGTCAGGAAGCGGCCAGCCGCCTCCAGGCCGCCGAGCAGGCCCAGGCGTATATCGCAGGCCTGAGCGTGTTGCCGGGCGTCAGTGCAGCCGGCGCCTTTGACAGCAGCGGCGCGGCCCTGAGCGTGACCACCGAAATAGGCGCCGAGGTGGGTGCATACCTGCGCTTTCTGATGACGGCGGCGCAGACCCTGACCCATCACCTGGCCCAGCCTCTGCCCATCAAGGCGCTGCAAGTCGAATTTCAGGAGCAAGTGCTGGTGGTCTGCCCGGTGCCCGGCGGGGTGGTGGCGGCCCTGGTACGCGACACCCCCAGCGCCAGCG
- a CDS encoding HD domain-containing protein — MTSPLAPLLTHDPRLNAVWTWVQGNMRADAAHDEGHLARVARWTVRCAPDEPAALAVAAALTHDVVNLPKNHPERAQASERSAQAVRAHLPGLGFTTHETEEVALAVRDHSFSRGAIPQTTLGAALQDADRLDALGALGVLRVAGVGGQLGRALLHPEDPWAVARTPDDLTYTVDHFFTKLLRLDGTFRTLPGQTEARRRTLTMRAFLAELASELEVAPPE; from the coding sequence TTGACCTCGCCTCTGGCGCCGCTGCTGACGCATGATCCCCGACTGAACGCCGTGTGGACCTGGGTTCAGGGCAACATGCGCGCCGACGCCGCCCATGATGAAGGGCACCTGGCGCGGGTCGCCCGCTGGACGGTGCGCTGCGCCCCAGACGAACCCGCCGCGCTGGCCGTGGCGGCGGCCCTGACGCACGACGTCGTCAATCTCCCCAAAAACCACCCCGAGCGCGCCCAGGCCAGCGAGCGCAGTGCCCAGGCGGTGCGGGCGCATCTGCCAGGGCTGGGCTTTACCACACACGAAACCGAGGAGGTCGCGCTGGCTGTGCGCGACCACAGCTTCTCTCGCGGGGCCATTCCGCAGACCACGCTGGGCGCCGCCTTGCAGGACGCTGACCGCCTGGACGCCCTGGGGGCACTGGGGGTCCTGCGCGTGGCGGGTGTGGGCGGGCAACTGGGGCGCGCGCTGCTGCACCCCGAAGACCCCTGGGCGGTGGCCCGCACCCCCGACGACCTGACCTACACCGTGGACCACTTTTTTACCAAGCTGCTGCGCCTGGACGGCACCTTCCGGACCCTCCCCGGCCAGACCGAAGCCCGGCGCCGCACCCTGACCATGCGCGCGTTCCTGGCCGAGCTGGCCAGCGAGTTGGAGGTGGCGCCGCCGGAGTAA